One window from the genome of Acidobacteriota bacterium encodes:
- a CDS encoding sugar dehydrogenase has protein sequence MTLHAQTDSIAFDLVAEGLSFPTSLAFDDQGVLYVAESGLPWDGEAPGGKIWRVLPRGDRQLHAQDLRHPVNGITWHQGLLYVSEGGSPGRISRILPGGERQTVLEGLPGPGNYHTNMAVFGPDGKLYFSQGAMSNSAIVGLDAYDLGWLRQLPHQHDLPGLDIELAGFDVTTPDPLAEDGAKATTGAFVPFGTPTHEGQRIEAELPCTAAVMRCNSDGSGLELVAWGLRNAYGLGFISDGTLLAVDQGADERGSRPIGSAPDLLFRVRAGDWYGWPDFIGGEPVTDPKYRPRKGPQLQFVLSNHHELPAPQPALLRFPPHCGALKFDQIPEGGSRWPGHLLVALFGDEVPMTAPEGPRAGRCLARVDPTDWSLHRLPALPLHRPIEVRFAPGEPCPYVLDFGFFEMEAGAALNARAKSGRILRLAGF, from the coding sequence GTGACCCTTCACGCTCAAACCGACAGCATCGCATTCGACCTGGTGGCGGAAGGACTCTCCTTCCCCACCAGCCTGGCTTTCGACGACCAAGGCGTCCTCTACGTGGCGGAGTCGGGCTTGCCCTGGGACGGAGAGGCCCCCGGGGGCAAGATCTGGCGCGTCCTGCCCCGGGGCGATCGTCAACTGCACGCCCAAGACCTGCGCCATCCGGTCAATGGGATCACCTGGCATCAGGGCCTCCTCTACGTCTCGGAAGGAGGATCTCCCGGCCGCATCAGTCGCATCCTTCCCGGGGGAGAGCGCCAAACCGTCCTGGAGGGACTCCCGGGTCCGGGCAACTACCACACCAACATGGCGGTTTTCGGGCCGGACGGAAAGCTCTACTTCAGCCAGGGAGCCATGAGCAACAGCGCCATCGTGGGACTGGACGCCTACGACCTGGGATGGCTGCGCCAACTCCCCCACCAGCATGACTTGCCGGGGCTGGATATCGAGTTGGCCGGTTTCGACGTCACCACACCCGACCCTTTGGCCGAGGATGGCGCCAAAGCCACCACGGGTGCCTTCGTCCCCTTCGGCACCCCCACGCATGAAGGACAGCGGATTGAGGCAGAGTTGCCCTGCACCGCCGCCGTCATGCGCTGCAATTCCGACGGCAGCGGACTGGAGCTGGTGGCCTGGGGACTCCGCAACGCCTACGGGCTGGGTTTCATCAGCGACGGTACGCTGCTTGCCGTCGACCAGGGAGCGGACGAGCGCGGCTCCCGTCCCATCGGCTCGGCGCCCGACTTACTCTTCCGCGTCCGCGCCGGGGACTGGTACGGGTGGCCCGACTTCATCGGCGGCGAACCGGTCACCGATCCCAAATACCGGCCCCGTAAGGGCCCCCAGCTTCAGTTCGTCCTCAGCAACCACCACGAGTTACCCGCTCCCCAGCCGGCTCTTTTGAGATTCCCGCCCCACTGCGGCGCGCTCAAGTTCGACCAGATACCTGAGGGCGGCTCCCGCTGGCCCGGTCACTTGCTGGTGGCTCTCTTCGGCGACGAGGTGCCCATGACGGCCCCCGAGGGTCCTCGGGCGGGACGCTGCCTGGCGCGGGTCGACCCCACGGACTGGAGCCTCCACCGGCTTCCCGCCCTTCCCCTGCACCGTCCCATCGAGGTCCGCTTCGCCCCCGGCGAACCCTGCCCTTACGTTCTCGACTTCGGCTTCTTCGAGATGGAAGCCGGCGCCGCCCTCAACGCCAGAGCCAAGTCGGGCCGCATCCTGCGTTTGGCAGGATTCTGA
- a CDS encoding manganese efflux pump → MMSTLLALGLLVGLDNLRVGIGLGALDLSPRRRRQMALAFGLFEALMPLAGALMGAWLASGLEAYLGWVGPALLGLCALVVLWGGRRQVDVKGALSGSAWLFAFPFALSIDNLLAGSAAAASGIPLGLALPLIGILSASLSLAGLYGGAALVRRLPLKRGATAAGTLMLMALASWFILP, encoded by the coding sequence ATGATGAGCACGCTTCTTGCTCTGGGACTTTTGGTCGGTCTCGATAATCTGCGGGTCGGCATCGGTTTGGGCGCACTCGACCTGAGCCCCCGACGCCGACGCCAAATGGCGCTGGCATTCGGTCTCTTCGAGGCCCTGATGCCGCTGGCCGGCGCCCTGATGGGCGCCTGGCTGGCTAGCGGCCTTGAAGCCTATCTGGGCTGGGTGGGGCCAGCGCTTCTGGGCCTTTGCGCCCTGGTGGTCTTATGGGGCGGCAGGCGGCAGGTGGACGTGAAAGGGGCCCTGTCCGGTTCTGCCTGGCTCTTCGCCTTCCCCTTTGCGCTGAGCATCGACAACCTCTTGGCCGGCAGCGCGGCGGCGGCCTCAGGCATCCCTCTCGGACTGGCATTGCCCCTGATCGGCATCCTCAGCGCCTCCCTGTCGCTGGCAGGACTTTATGGCGGCGCCGCCCTTGTGCGCAGGCTTCCCCTCAAGCGGGGAGCCACCGCCGCCGGAACGCTCATGCTCATGGCCCTGGCGAGTTGGTTCATCCTGCCGTGA